Below is a genomic region from Bradyrhizobium sp. 1(2017).
ATCTCTTACCTGTTCGCGCACCGCCCGAACTGGGGCAGGGACGCCGCGATCGGCAAGACCGTGGTGTCGAGCTCCATCATCGACCGTGTCGCGAAGAAGCTCGGCCGCAAGCTGGTCGAGACGCCGGTCGGCTTCAAATGGTTCGTCGACGGCCTTCTCAGCGGCTCCTTCGGTTTCGGCGGCGAGGAGAGCGCGGGCGCCTCGTTCCTGCGCCGCGACGGCACGGTGTGGACCACGGACAAGGACGGAATCATCCTCGGCCTGCTCGCCGCCGAGATCACGGCCAAGACCGGCCGCGATCCCAGCCAGCTCTTCAATGATCTCACAGCCGAGTTCGGCGTGCCCCATTACGCGCGCATCGACGTTGCCGCGACCGGGCCGCAAAAGAACATCCTGAAATCGGTCACGCCCGAGCAACTCGGGCTGAAGGACCTCGCCGGCGATCCCGTTCGCACGACGCTGAGCAAGGCGCCCGGCAACGGCCAATCCTTCGGCGGCATCAAGGTCGAGACCGATTTCGGCTGGTTTGCCGCACGGCCGTCAGGCACCGAGGACGTCTACAAGATCTATGCGGAAAGCTTTCGTAGCACCGAGCACCTGAAGCGGATTCAGGAGGAAGCCAAGGCGGGGCTGGCGCGGGTGTTCGGGGCTTAGGACACACCGAGGCCGGGGTCGCTCTCACGCCTCTCCCGGGGAGGGGCGCCGTATCCTCCGGTGTCATCGCCCGCGCAGGCGGGCGATCCAGTACTCCGCGGCGGAAGTTTTCCAGACGACTGACCGCCGCGGAGTACTGGATTCCCCGCTTTCGCGGGGAAATGACACTGATTGCTGCTTGTATACATTCGCCCGAGCATAGGTAATATAATACGCCATTTTTGAACTTGAATGCTTTCTCACCTCCGGTATTGTATACAAAGCGCATACATAAGCCTCGGGAGATCGCCGGTGACAAAACCCTTCCCCATGAATGCCTGGTACGCCGCCGCCTGGGACGCCGAGGTGAAGCCGGCGCTGCTGCCGCGGACGATCTGCGGCAAGCACATCGTCATGTACCGCAAGGCCGATGGCTCTGTGGCCGCGCTGGAGGACGCCTGCTGGCATCGCCTGGTGCCCTTGTCCAAGGGCCGGCTCGAAGGTGACACCGTGGTCTGCGGCTATCACGGCCTGAAATACAATGCACAGGGCCGCTGCACCTTCATGCCGTCGCAGGAGACCATCAATCCATCGGCCTGCGTGCGCGCCTATCCCGTGGTCGAGCGTCACCGTTACATCTGGCTCTGGATGGGCGATCCCGCACTGGCCGATCCCGCGCTCGTCCCCGACATGCACTGGAATCACGACCCGGCCTGGGCCGGCGACGGCAAGACCATCCACGTCAAATGCGACTATCGCCTCGTGCTCGACAATCTCATGGACCTCACCCACGAGACCTTCGTGCACGGCTCTTCCATCGGCAACGATGCCGTGGCCGAGGCGCCGTTCGACGTCACCCATGGCGAGAAGACGGTGACCGTGACGCGCTGGATGCGCGGCATCGAGCCGCCCCCGTTCTGGGCCAAGCAGCTCGGCAAGCCCGGTCTCGTCGACCGCTGGCAGATCATCCGCTTCGAGGCCCCGTGCACCATCGCCATCGACGTCGGGGTCGCGCCGACCGGCACCGGCGCGCCGGAGGGCGATCGCTCGCACGGCGTCAACGGCTTCGTGCTCAACACGATCACGCCGGAGACCGAGAAGACCTGCCACTATTTCTGGGCTTTCGTGCGCAACTATCAGCTCGGCGAGCAGCGCATCACAACCGAGATCCGCGAGGGCGTCTCCGGCATCTTCCACGAGGACGAGCTGATCCTCGAAGCGCAGCAGCGCGCGATGGACGAGAACCCCGACCGCATCTTCTACAACCTCAACATCGACGCCGGTGCGATGTGGACGCGCAGGCTGATCGACAAGA
It encodes:
- a CDS encoding aromatic ring-hydroxylating dioxygenase subunit alpha, with the translated sequence MTKPFPMNAWYAAAWDAEVKPALLPRTICGKHIVMYRKADGSVAALEDACWHRLVPLSKGRLEGDTVVCGYHGLKYNAQGRCTFMPSQETINPSACVRAYPVVERHRYIWLWMGDPALADPALVPDMHWNHDPAWAGDGKTIHVKCDYRLVLDNLMDLTHETFVHGSSIGNDAVAEAPFDVTHGEKTVTVTRWMRGIEPPPFWAKQLGKPGLVDRWQIIRFEAPCTIAIDVGVAPTGTGAPEGDRSHGVNGFVLNTITPETEKTCHYFWAFVRNYQLGEQRITTEIREGVSGIFHEDELILEAQQRAMDENPDRIFYNLNIDAGAMWTRRLIDKMVAKENPPQHLQAAE